From Pseudonocardia autotrophica, one genomic window encodes:
- a CDS encoding tyrosine-protein phosphatase, whose product MTATIPTGPLANLRDLGGIAVEGGAVRGRTLFRADDAALIDDPGARALVADGVELIIDLRSPEEVAYTGRGVLAGYPPVHLPLPLTREAAGPTVLALMDRLASAAQPERAMGGWYAEQLRARAGAVVRGIKAIADTPGAVLFHCAAGKDRTGVFAAAVLSVLGADRSDIVADYIRTEDNLGPLLARVAAARPGAGTDADLLTRLPPVLLRAPRGAMEAMLALLDADGGVVEVLTRAGLTGGTVRRLQEKLVS is encoded by the coding sequence TTGACCGCCACCATCCCCACCGGGCCACTGGCCAACCTGCGCGACCTCGGCGGCATCGCCGTGGAGGGGGGCGCGGTCCGGGGCAGGACGCTGTTCCGCGCCGACGACGCCGCCCTCATCGACGACCCGGGGGCACGCGCCCTGGTCGCCGACGGCGTCGAGCTGATCATCGACCTGCGCTCGCCCGAGGAGGTCGCGTACACCGGGCGGGGGGTGCTCGCCGGATACCCACCTGTCCACCTGCCGCTGCCACTGACCAGGGAGGCCGCCGGCCCGACCGTGCTCGCACTGATGGACCGGCTCGCCTCGGCGGCGCAACCCGAGCGTGCGATGGGCGGTTGGTACGCCGAGCAGCTGCGTGCGCGTGCGGGCGCCGTCGTCCGCGGGATCAAGGCGATCGCCGACACCCCGGGGGCGGTGCTGTTCCACTGTGCGGCGGGCAAGGACCGCACCGGAGTCTTCGCCGCCGCGGTGCTGTCGGTGCTGGGCGCCGACCGGTCCGACATCGTCGCCGACTACATCCGGACCGAGGACAACCTCGGGCCGCTGCTGGCCCGCGTCGCGGCGGCCCGGCCCGGGGCGGGCACCGATGCGGATCTGCTGACCAGGCTCCCCCCGGTGCTGCTGCGCGCCCCACGGGGCGCGATGGAGGCGATGCTCGCACTGCTCGACGCCGACGGCGGCGTCGTCGAGGTCCTCACCCGGGCCGGTCTCACCGGCGGGACGGTCCGGCGGTTGCAGGAGAAACTGGTCTCG
- the phnD gene encoding phosphate/phosphite/phosphonate ABC transporter substrate-binding protein, which produces MRTSTIVARVAASLLALAVLAGCGGTEPAPEASGPIAFAMPPGTDEEDLLAQVQTVADSIATVTGREVEVQNPADYMAVVEAVRSGFVDVALMSPFSTALAYQNGSVEPLIVWEAEQEPASTCIVRADSEVRGVADMRGRQIAFVDPGSTTGYFMPKSLLATNGLTDGTDYTSTFAGGHDSALLAMLNGTVDMACSATQILPMFREAGLLREGTYRVVAETDPIPVGVSIVANVDLDDATRQAVITELPDILMADESLAPVFGGSTTYRTEPGQEVFEPLMRVAEQAGVNLEDMR; this is translated from the coding sequence ATGCGCACCTCCACGATCGTCGCCCGTGTGGCGGCGTCCCTGCTCGCCCTGGCGGTCCTCGCCGGCTGCGGGGGCACCGAGCCGGCACCCGAGGCGAGCGGGCCGATCGCCTTCGCGATGCCCCCGGGAACCGATGAGGAGGACCTGTTGGCACAGGTCCAGACCGTCGCCGACTCGATCGCCACGGTCACCGGCCGCGAGGTCGAGGTCCAGAACCCGGCCGACTACATGGCCGTCGTCGAGGCGGTGCGTTCCGGCTTCGTCGACGTCGCCCTGATGAGCCCGTTCTCCACCGCGCTGGCCTACCAGAACGGCTCGGTCGAGCCGTTGATCGTCTGGGAGGCCGAGCAGGAGCCCGCCTCGACGTGCATCGTGCGCGCCGACAGCGAGGTCCGGGGGGTCGCCGACATGCGGGGCCGCCAGATCGCGTTCGTCGACCCGGGATCGACCACCGGCTACTTCATGCCGAAGTCGCTGCTCGCGACCAACGGCCTCACCGACGGCACCGACTACACGTCGACCTTCGCGGGCGGCCACGACTCGGCCCTGCTCGCGATGCTCAACGGGACGGTCGACATGGCCTGCAGCGCCACCCAGATCCTGCCGATGTTCCGCGAGGCGGGCCTGCTGCGCGAGGGAACCTACCGGGTGGTCGCCGAGACCGACCCGATCCCGGTGGGCGTCTCGATCGTCGCGAACGTCGATCTCGACGACGCGACCCGGCAGGCGGTCATCACCGAGCTGCCCGACATCCTGATGGCCGACGAGAGCCTCGCCCCGGTCTTCGGCGGCAGCACGACGTACCGGACCGAGCCCGGTCAGGAGGTCTTCGAGCCGCTGATGAGGGTCGCCGAGCAGGCCGGGGTCAACCTCGAGGACATGCGGTGA
- the phnE gene encoding phosphonate ABC transporter, permease protein PhnE: MSDLRNRPAPELTEADRLRLGRTVQVPGTTGVLGIIVAVAAVAWSWAGSGFSIERFIEGVPRMGDFLSRTWPPDFTDLDVIVRLLIETLQMAIIGTLVGALLSLLVSFGATSTIAPRWLYYPCRFVLNVLRSIPDLIFALMFVSAVGLGPFAGILAIILGSLGSIAKVYAEAMEAVDTGPIDALRSTGATGRQVIAYGVLPQASPLLVSYTLLLFEGNVRGATILGLVGAGGIGMELTTAMRLYDYGHMLAIIISIVVLVTVIDRLSATIRKRVR; this comes from the coding sequence ATGTCTGACCTGCGGAACCGGCCCGCCCCGGAACTGACCGAGGCCGACCGGCTGCGGCTGGGCCGGACCGTCCAGGTCCCCGGGACCACCGGCGTCCTGGGCATCATCGTCGCCGTCGCCGCGGTGGCCTGGAGCTGGGCGGGCTCCGGGTTCAGCATCGAGCGGTTCATCGAGGGCGTGCCCAGGATGGGCGATTTCCTGTCCCGGACCTGGCCGCCGGACTTCACCGACCTCGACGTCATCGTCCGGTTGCTGATCGAGACCCTGCAGATGGCGATCATCGGGACGCTCGTCGGCGCGCTGCTCTCGCTGCTGGTGAGCTTCGGTGCCACCAGCACGATCGCACCGCGCTGGCTCTACTACCCGTGCCGGTTCGTGCTCAACGTGCTGCGGTCGATCCCGGACCTGATCTTCGCGTTGATGTTCGTCTCGGCCGTCGGCCTCGGCCCTTTCGCAGGGATCCTGGCGATCATCCTCGGGTCGCTCGGCTCGATCGCCAAGGTGTACGCCGAGGCGATGGAGGCGGTCGACACCGGCCCGATCGATGCACTGCGCTCCACCGGTGCGACCGGCAGGCAGGTGATCGCCTACGGCGTGCTGCCGCAGGCGTCGCCACTGCTGGTGAGTTACACGCTGCTGCTGTTCGAGGGCAACGTGCGCGGCGCCACCATCCTGGGGCTGGTCGGCGCGGGCGGGATCGGGATGGAGCTGACGACGGCCATGCGCCTCTACGACTACGGCCACATGCTCGCCATCATCATCAGCATCGTCGTGCTCGTGACGGTGATCGACCGGCTGAGCGCCACCATCAGGAAGAGAGTGCGTTGA
- a CDS encoding phosphonate ABC transporter ATP-binding protein, with amino-acid sequence MTAELTTREPVSVEPVVRARGVTVRFGDSVALDGVDLDVAPGEVVALLGHSGSGKSTLMRALTAMVPAESTALTVAGQDVARLNPPQLRALRSEVGFVFQHFNLVPNLSAMTNVLTGGLHRAGRLNLVGLFHRAQRREALHLLGRVGLEAKARQSARTLSGGQQQRVAIARALMQHPRLLLADEPVASLDPRLADSVLTLIRQVAAERGIPAVVSLHVVDLARRYADRVVGPCGGRVVFDAPVGQLDDASVDAIYTHDEQVDLDV; translated from the coding sequence GTGACCGCCGAGCTCACGACGAGGGAGCCGGTCAGCGTGGAGCCGGTGGTGCGTGCTCGTGGGGTGACCGTCCGGTTCGGTGACAGCGTGGCCCTCGACGGCGTCGATCTCGACGTCGCGCCCGGCGAGGTCGTCGCCCTCCTCGGGCACTCCGGATCGGGCAAGTCGACGCTCATGCGGGCGCTGACCGCGATGGTCCCCGCCGAGTCCACCGCCCTGACCGTCGCCGGACAGGACGTCGCCCGGCTGAACCCGCCACAGCTGCGCGCCCTGCGCTCCGAGGTCGGGTTCGTGTTCCAGCACTTCAATCTGGTGCCGAACCTGTCCGCGATGACGAACGTCCTCACCGGGGGCCTGCACCGGGCCGGCCGGCTCAACCTGGTGGGCCTGTTCCACCGGGCCCAGCGCCGGGAGGCGTTGCACCTGCTGGGCCGGGTCGGGCTCGAGGCGAAGGCCCGGCAGAGCGCCCGGACCCTCTCCGGAGGGCAGCAACAGCGGGTCGCGATCGCGCGGGCCCTCATGCAGCACCCCCGGCTGCTGCTCGCCGACGAGCCGGTCGCCTCGCTGGACCCGCGGCTGGCCGACTCGGTGCTCACCCTCATCCGCCAGGTCGCCGCCGAACGCGGGATCCCCGCCGTGGTCAGCCTGCACGTCGTCGATCTCGCCCGCCGCTACGCCGACCGGGTGGTCGGTCCCTGCGGCGGGCGGGTCGTGTTCGACGCGCCGGTGGGCCAGCTCGACGACGCGTCCGTCGACGCCATCTACACCCACGACGAGCAGGTGGATCTCGATGTCTGA